Below is a genomic region from Rhinatrema bivittatum chromosome 8, aRhiBiv1.1, whole genome shotgun sequence.
aatttttgtattttccaATATTGTCATAATTGTTAAGGTAAAGCATATTTCTTGTTTAAATAGTTTGTGTGTTCATTATTGTTGTAACATACTTAGGTCTATTTGAAATGAATTGTGCTATGATGGCCAAGCGTTGACAATTGTATTAGCATTCACGCCATAGGAGTGCACAATCTGCAATTGATCTATGTTTAACTTATCAATACTTATTTGTATACAGGGTCACATGATTGTTTGTGCTACATTTGTTAACATTAAGgtgttcatttgtttttatttttttgtgaatgatCAATAAAAAAGATCTGTTAATTAATACTACATTAACAGTACTAGTGCTCTTTTGTCCATTCCTTTGGAAGGTTTTTCTGCTTGTTTATTAAGCACCTTATGATTATTACATATTATCTGGTCTTTTGTATCTTTCTTTTTATCGCTATCTACATGTATAGTCTCTAACTATGCACATACTtatacacagacatgctctcctACCTTTGCACTTTCTTGGTTTTTGTGATGGAGTCACAGAGTATGTTCATTCCAACCCGGAGAATACAGGCACAGaccagcaggaagaaaaggattACAACTGAGATAACCATAGAAATGTTCAGCCACAGGGAACCCCTTGAATAAGAGAAACCATGGGAGTGTAAAATGCTTGctaattttatttagatttttatattcagcttttcacACTGTTCagcaattcaaagcagattacctacagtaccttaatgtatttccctattccaagaggactcacaatctaagtttgcacctgaggcaatggagggtaaagtcacAAGGAGAAACACAGACTGGAAGCCTGGTCTCTATGggtcacagcctgctgctctaaccactaggctactcctccactacttGTAGCATTGTTAATAATGGCCACCCAATCTGCTCAATTGAGATTCTCTCTGACTTTTTAACCACTTTGGGTACTTAAGCATATAAAATCCCATCACAAACCAAAATCAGTTTTGCCCACCCTACTCCTTTGATCTTACCTCATTTCTCAACACTGTTCCTTCCACTACCACCCATATCTTTCACAAGCCATGTTCAAAATCTGTTGTGTTGCTGATCACCTCCACTGCTATTCATTTCAGGCCTTGTCTTCCTTTTTGATTCTTAGAATACCAATACCTAAACACCCTTGCTCCCTTCCatattttgttaaattttatatAATCCACACAATCACAAAAATGAGTGAGGTTGTTATTCAAAACATCCAGCCTCCTCATACTCATGGATGTTTCAATTTTAAGTGTGGtaactccatgcaggttactcacCTTCCTAAATATCCAATGTAGGCATACCACTACTGCTAGGGTTGAAATCTGCTTTCCaatatataaatttatttatgaaactttttatatactgacattcatagggcatatcatgccggtttacaaataactgaagcaggtagaaaatacaataaatcttGTGATAAAATAATCTTGTGAGTGATAAAAATTAACATTCAATAAACATAGTACGGTTAATGCTCATCATGTGCCATGATCCAAGCTTACCACAGATGTTAATATTGCCCATATAATATAATCAAACATTACTATGGATGAGATCTTTACCGCACATGTCAAATGCCAACCATGGGAGATGCCATCACTGTGCGTGACCTCATCAATGCTTACCGTGTGACCTCATCAATACAGCTGACGTAGACCCAGTACAGCAGGATGCAGAAACAGTAGAGGGCGATCAGAATGGAGATAACAGATATGAAATAACAAAGGGAGAAGCTGCTGAAAGTGGAGAAGCTGAAGGCATTTTCCGTGGTGTTGTAACTCACTTCACCGTACAGGATGCAGTGGCCCTCAAACTCCCCCTGAAAACAAGTAACAAAAGGAACATAAAAACACAACACCATCGCAAGTTGGGGGGAATGTGAATTAGAAAGGTTAATTTGGGAGAGCACAGGAGCGACTGAAATGGTTACTTGACGAAGATAAGCTGGGGGCGCCCAATGCTTCGTGGTAGGGCAGACCTAGGGATTCAGAGGAAAGAaatggggggggacggggactaaGATGATGGGGTTAGGATAATTCTTGCTGAAAGGGATTAAAAGGTAAACGGCCGGGGTTAGTAAGTAATAGGAGGCAGTCAGTGATATGGACGGGCTGCTCATTTCATTTACAGAGGAAACCGCTCCACCTTGCCTCTCACCCCCTCCTTGCCTGAGCCACGGCGAGCGCGGCGGCACTCACGATCCCGCACACGAAGGCAGCGCCGTACAGCAGCAGCTCCGCCCGATccagccaggacagcgccatcTTGCCCGCGCCCTGCAGGAAACGACGTCAACCCTCGCCCTTC
It encodes:
- the TMEM179B gene encoding transmembrane protein 179B, which translates into the protein MALSWLDRAELLLYGAAFVCGIVSAAALAVAQGEFEGHCILYGEVSYNTTENAFSFSTFSSFSLCYFISVISILIALYCFCILLYWVYVSCIDEVTRGSLWLNISMVISVVILFFLLVCACILRVGMNILCDSITKTKKVQRCPEAETLRWVSPYDGSRFYTNLYSAEAAAWVNLFFWVLVLLLLSVQKKVSGSRPAPFQPLSGSDPEWTTSETDAIIGPYKP